The Spinacia oleracea cultivar Varoflay chromosome 2, BTI_SOV_V1, whole genome shotgun sequence DNA segment taaccattggaattactttgcttctaagtcgtttctctcttcgttctagaatttcaattggCTTCTCCTCGTAAGTTAAATCGTTTCGCAATAGCAAGGGttcgtgcgtaatcacatggctaggatcaggaacatattttcttaacatcgacacgtggaatacattatgcaccttttccaagtcggttggtaaagctagtcgatatgctactgcacctactctttctagtatctcatatggcccgatgtatcttgggctcaactttcccgtttgaccaaatctcattattcctttcgttggcgaaattttcaagaacacgtgatctccgacctcaaactctagtggtcttcttcgttggtctgcataactcttttgcctactttgcgctgccatcattcttgattggattaaacgaatcttgtcagtagtttcttgaatcaattctggtcctataacacgcgcctcatcgatatcactccaacataatggtgttcgacatttccttccataaagtgcttcataaggtgccataccaatggtggcctgataactgttgttgtacgaaaattcaaccataggtaaAAACTTCTCCCAGgttccttgaaaatccaaaatacatgctctcaacatatcctcgacaatttgattggtgcgttctgtttgtccatcagtcgttgggtgaaatgcggtactgaagttaagtttcgtcccaagggctttctgcaattctttccagtaggttgattgatacctcgtgtcacgatcagaaacaatcgaactaggcactccatgcaatcgcacaatagtGTTCACATATAGCTCGGCCagttgatctaaactcgaattactcttcattgctaagaaatgtgctgacttcgttaatcgatcaacaataacccaaatagcattcattcccttggttgatcttggtaaacctatgataaaatccattgaaactgaatcccatttccattctggcacatccagaggttgcaacaaacctgctggtctttgatgctcgatcttgattctctgacacgtcaaacatttagccacatattctgccacttcttgcttcatgttgctccaccaatacacttgccttaaatccttatacatcttatttcctccagggtgaatcgagtatggtgaactatgagcttcttctaaaattctctttttcaacttctcatcattaggcacacataatcttccctgaaaccttaacgtgccatcttcttgaatgacaaaaccaggtgacttcccgttttccacttcactccttattctttccaattgcaagtccttacattgcgcttccttaatctcatcaatcaaagttggtttcattaccaacacattcaagcaagcatctcctttgataaactcaatttccatcttttgtagatcatcTTGGTTGACTCGGGAGaaagttaggatagaatttaagtgagactttcgacttaatgcatccgcaacaacgttagcctttccgggatggtattgaatatcaaggtcataatctttaagaagttctaaccacctacgttgtctcatgttgagttctttttgggtgaaaatgtacttaagactcttatggtcggtgaaaatttgacacgaaactccatacaaataatgtctccaaatcttaagggcgaaaacaacagctgcaagttcgaggtcatgggtagggtagttttgttcatgaactttgagttggcgtgaagcataagctataacttttccgttttgcatcaagacacatcctaacccattcttggaagcatcactatagattacaaatccgtcagttccagatggaagggtaagaataggggcagtggtaagacgtttcttaagttcttgaaatgcacattcacaatcattattccacacaaatttagtattctttctaactaatcgggttatgggtaacgcaaccttagagaaatcttgaacaaatcttcgatagtatccagctaaacccataaaactccgtacttctggtacattagttggtctagaccattccacaattgcttttattttctcaggatcaacagatacacctttctcagagataatatgtcctaaaaatgatatttccttaagccagaattcacatttcgacaacttagcatataactggttttcaatcaacatatctaacacttttctcaggtgctcctcgtgttcctcattactcttagaatataccaaaatatcatcaatgaaaacgactacaaacttatcaaggtatggtttaaaaatacggttcatcaaatccataaatacagcgggcgcattggttaacccaaaaggcatcacaacaaactcatagtgaccatatctagttctaaaggctgtctttggaatatcctcaggtttaattcgaagttgatggtaacctgacctcaaatcaatcttagaaaacacctttgcacctcgaagttggtcaaacaaatcatcaatacggggtaaaggatacttattcttaatggtaatcttgtttaactctcgataatctatgcataacctcatagttccgtcctttttcttcacaaataagacaggggctccccaaggtgaaacactaggtcgaacatatcctttttcaagtaactcatctaattgtttctttaattcttgtaactcagctggtgccattctatatggtgccttagaaataggggtggatccgggaattaattcaatgctgaaatctaactctcttggtgggggcatactaggtatttcttctggaaaaacatgtgggtattcacaaacaacaggtatgtcAGTAATGGAAGGTACAGGGGTATTTAGGTCAACAACACTACATAGGTAACCAGATAAcccactctcaatcattttacgtgctctcaaagcatggacaatttgaatcgttggttttcttactaacttatggaatgaaactctatctccacttggtgttctaagggtcacactctgcctcgaacaattaaggttagcttcatacttagtcaaccaattcattcccaagattacatcaaattcagataggtcaaaggctactaagtctgctagaaactctactttttctattacaatgggacaatctctatacatggttctacatttcactatttctccactaggaagggaaacactcatagcatgaaagtcacagcatggtttcaaacttaaacatttagcaaacaatggtgaaataaaggaatgtgaagctccagaatcaaaaagaacatgggcaggtaacgaatggatagaaaaggtaccggtgataacattatcatcctcatctgcttcatcttgtctcatcacaaaaactcttccagttGGCGGTGGTCGAGGTGGGTTGCGGTTTGGACCTCCTACATTGTTGTtccgaccacgatcgttgttagttgaaactggtcctctcatggttggcgtcacttgatttgggcaatctcTGACGTAATGATCATGGCTTCCACATCGATAGCAAGCATTCGTGCCAACACGACATTCACTCTCCACATGACTCCTTTTTCCACATTTGGCACATCCTTGCGAccgattgttccttccttgaaatccttgtcccctattatttccttgattaccatcattcctcctttgatttccctggTAACTTTGGTTgggcttctttgctcctccttgactttggttatcatttcgccttttatacccaacattcttcgcttctcgaagtagtaccactcgctccacattagctgcaatatcaaccatatcctggtatgaagtaaacctctgagtggacaacctatcctggtacttaaggtgcagacctcgttcgaaacggttcatcctggactgctctgtcgacaccaagtctggtgcaaaccttgacaactccataaacttatttgcgtattccaacacgctcattgttccttgttgcaagtgtagaaattcatcttctttttgtttcctcaaggatggtggataaaacttgtctctcattaacttctgtagttcgttccaaccaaatccaggcccattctttcgttccttgataactttccaccataatcctgcttggcctgacaagtagaacactgcgaaatcaactctccatttctcagggcactgcagggtttcaaacaactgatcaatgcgatttatccaatcctcgaactcaactggatcaggcttgccatcataggatggtgggttgagtgacgaaaagttcttgaacatcgttgcgctcCCGTTTccactaacatctttctttttccgagaatcatggactaattcggccaacattgaactcacattttccaatcgttccatcctttcctcgtggccattaacatggacatactcttcatgagtgatgtcgttatcatcgtgaacatgatgctcgttgcgagctccgttggtaacatcgttgatagcatcgatggtcgacattctgcataacatatcttatcaggttgaagcgaaataataatataaaataaaccctttgatcccgttcctacactcacactcatattcattttaacttagcaagattttagaacattatttttaactcattccttaaaattctttacttaaagcctaatgaattctattcgtgcgaaaacccgtaaggtttagcacttatggtccagaacctttgctctgataccaaactgtaacaccccgacctctaattacattattaaagcataagtagcagcggaattaacctaattggtcggggcattacctgccgtaactccctcttgggaattacaaggcaaccttcaatcataagatattaaatcccaaaaatcaatataataatcttttatattaccaaaataaaggtacataaattactaaaagtctgtaattaaactattaaaacttaaggcataaactaggtgggaattattaaagtgaaatcctcgccactactcgttcccatcgatcccagcggtacctaaaacagaaaacaaaataacggtgagccgaagactcagtaacgaactattctagcaacgtaaattcatttcaattcgttttatttaataacacagggagaatagaataatgtaaaacattttataaagtcctttatttaattcattttcaactttagggtgcacatgctagtcgtggcaagtatgacatggtggaacgtcttccacgatggaccgctgtccataaacatggggccttggcccgaaaacatgagagccttggctcaatgggcgaatgccccatgggtacatgcatgaccgagaatcgtaacctgtgaacatatactgccaaacggactaggaattttcactttcatttatcatgtttcgtttaattttacattttagccttttacttcagttgaagtaacatatttcctttggatcataagatcaaacatcctttctttcttggtttcttataaagaacattttataagaaattcaatcaatcatcatagcattttataatcaatcataaaataaggaataattccatcaaatcatattataataaattattcaataaaatcatatttcatttcccgcaattcataaaacatgtcaaaacattcatttaataaatcaatcatacgttgtaatttcataatcacatttataagggaattgcgggtactagcaatagccgttacctcacttccgcgatttgctaagggttttcgttggttcgttcgtcctgagctccgagtccaatttctttcaaaataataaatcattgaattagtactagatcgataattaatttaaaatcaatattttataaaattataaattttataagtagcgaatttataaataacgaattttaatataatttcgaaatttgatgaaaatattattaatctaattttcaatcaaaatatatatatatatatatatatatatatatatatatatatatatatatatatatatatatatttattttataaattgtttgtcatgaatattatttaaattccatttttgttaaataaaactagtaatttcctttattaaaattgataattaaacctgaaaaataataaataattttattagtaaatatttatatcatagaaataaattaaaacatgAAACTAATAAATTAGGAAAATCTGAAATCATGAGTTGGTTTCTTACCCAAGGCCCAAATTAATTTGGCCCAATTGATTTTGTGGGTTTGAGGGAGGATAAGAGTCAGGTTTCACAAAGAAACTGATTCCCCTTTTTTTTGAATAGCGCACGAACAGGGCAAGGGGAGGGGATGAAACAGGGGAGGCGGAGCAAGGAGGGCacgaggaggaaggaggaaagGGGGCGGCTGGGCGACGCGGTCTGACGCGACGGTGATGGTGGGCGGTGGTTCGCGGCGGAGCAGTTAAGGGGATGGGGGTGGTGATTtgcgaaacaggggagggggaagGGAGCGAACGGGGAGGAGGAGAAAGAGGAGGGAGGTGGCTGGGTGGCTCGGTGGTTTGGCGCGGTTGCTAGTGGTTATCGGAGGGAtaaggtggtgatggtggtgcgGTGGTTGCGTGGGGCgaaagaggaggaagaagaaggaggCAGGGGACGCGAGAGCAGGGGAGAGAAGGGGAGGGAGTTGTGGTGGTGGCGTGGTGGTGTTCGGTGGTTCTGGGTGCTCGGGAGATGCTGGGTGGTGGAGTGGTGGTGAGGATGGTGGTGCGCGGTGGCtgccggaggtggtggtggtggttggtccgaatcagggaacaaaagaggagagaaaaaaaaattgaaattgaatttggtttttgagattgaaactgaaattgtgttttgtttttgttattgaAATTTCACTTTaaatttctgaatttgtaagtaggtatacttggggtccaaggattgaatttggactgaattttgagggaaggaaggaagtattgacttcctggtttgagcgtggggagcaagaaaataaagctgacattttcattttttttttttttttttttttttttttttttaatagtaaattcacaatatttggcaaaaatccagaatttgtaataaaatgtttaattaaaataattccttaaaaataaataaattatcgttaacgaaattaaataatttcggtttataaatttatcgtttaaaataattcgtaaaaatgattaaaataacgaaattcgattattcgtaatttaattaaaacgaaattaagttaataaatattttcaattttaataaatcgaatttaaaatttcggggtattacacataGTCCTCCCTACTTAAAAAAGCTCCTCCAAATATTTTAGTCTAAACAAGTGACTTATATTTTAGTCGACTTTTAACAAACATATGTATATGAAGTACTATATTAAAAGAGAAGTAAATTGATGTGGAGCTGACAAATACCGCTTTGATTTGCCTCTTTTATAATATTGGTAACTAACctatgataaaataattaatatactttatatatattttacctaaaatcttttaATTACTTATGCTAATAATCGATTATACTATGAATTACTTATTTACATACCCATGTCAATAAATTTCTTATTTAAATCCATATACTCCGTAcgatactaaaagagaggcaaatgATATAGAGATGACAAATATTGCTCTCTGATTTTCCTCTCTTGTACCATGAATAATGACTAATTGTAAGTATTATCAAATTTCATTTAGAAATCGTGTCATATACTGAGTACAGATATGTTCGAGCGTTCCTTTGATCATTTATTATTTGTAAATCAATGAAAAATCTTTGCATGCAATTTCTGATCGATAATCGATatagaaaatcttataatagtttaacttggactatcaattatattattataatactatCAACTTATTAAAAATTTGTGTTATATAATGAAGACGGATATGCA contains these protein-coding regions:
- the LOC130467224 gene encoding uncharacterized protein, which produces MLCRMSTIDAINDVTNGARNEHHVHDDNDITHEEYVHVNGHEERMERLENVSSMLAELVHDSRKKKDVSGNGSATMFKNFSSLNPPSYDGKPDPVEFEDWINRIDQLFETLQCPEKWRVDFAVFYLSGQAGLWWKVIKERKNGPGFGWNELQKLMRDKFYPPSLRKQKEDEFLHLQQGTMSVLEYANKFMELSRFAPDLVSTEQSRMNRFERGLHLKYQDRLSTQRFTSYQDMRSKEAQPKLPGKSKEE